In Heliangelus exortis chromosome 3, bHelExo1.hap1, whole genome shotgun sequence, the genomic stretch gacagaaaagcctttaaaaaggcaaaaaattaaaaattcagagagaaaTCCAAAGGtttcatcctctgcagctcctccactctGGGCagattttattcattttcagaataaaaaccccaaatgtttcatcctctgcagctcctccactctTGGAagattttattcattttcagaggaaaaacacagcaaggGGACActcagaggcagctgagagGTGCTCAGGAACCAGCAGATAACTGGGAACTGGTgctcagcaggaggagggatgaggggatgcccagggaactccctgctctgacagaaaaggcaaaaattaaaaattcagagagaaaTCCAAAGGtttcatcctctgcagctcctccactctGGGCAGATTTTActgattttcagaggaaaaaccccaaaggtttcatcctctgcagctcctccactctGGACAGATTTTActgattttcagaggaaaaacacagcaaggGGACActcagaggcagctgagagGTGCTCAGGAACCAGCAGATAACTGGGAactggtgctgagcaggaggaggaatgaggggatgcccagggaactccctgctctgacagaaaagcctttaaaaaggcaaaaaattaaaaattcaaagagaAACCCAAAGGtttcatcctctgcagctcctccactctTGGAAGATTTTACTAATTTTCAGatcaaaaaccccaaaggtttcatcctctgcagctcctccactctTGCAGATTTTACTccttttcagattaaaaatcccaaaggtttcatcctctgcagctcctccagtcTTGGAagattttattcattttcagattaaaaaccccaaaggtttcatcctctgcagctcctccactctTGGAagattttacttatttttagattaaaaaccccaaaggtttcatcctctgcagctcctccactctGGGCAGATTTTACTGATTTTCAGGATAAAAACACAGCATCCatttcccctgcctgccctaCAGCAGTTATGGGATGAACACTTGAAGAAAACGAGCAAAGCTCCCAGGTAAAACCTTTCAGAGACTCCCAGGTGGGATCCTCAGGGATCCTCTtgctccatcccttctccttttatcctcccagcaccccctcaAAATGAGGCTTCAAACTTCCCAGAGTGGGaaaacttccctgggaaaacCATTCTGTCCTCCCAGGACAAAATTTCCCTCGTGTCCAGTCAGAATTTCCCCCAAATTTCTTGTGCTGAAAGGGGTCAGGAATgttcctggggagggggggcactTGGTTACCTTCAGTCTGGCTTCAATGATTTTGGTGAGGGTGAGGCAGTCTCCATGGAAACCAGCACATCCAATAACTGTTTGTTCTGTtctggaaaaaggggaaaaatctGGCTGGGATTTCTGGGATTGAAGCTCCAGCACAACACCCTGGGGTGGCAGGAAAACACCAACTGTGTTTTGCAGCTtctccaaccccccccccagggagTGTTTGTGGTGCAAAATGCAGTGagaggggggggttgggtgtTTAGAAACATTTCTGCAGGAACAGAGCTCTGGAAGGTGAGCTCCAGGCAtgtggggagagcctggaaagCATTCCCCATTCCCAGTGATTCCTGTTTCTGATTTCTGGGCAGGACCAGGGGGATAAAGATCAAGTCAGGAGTCACCCAGGAGCAATCTGAGTTCCTGTCATCTGGGGTCTTCAGTTAAAGTCAATTAAAACTAATAAATTAAGCAATAAATTAGATACAACAAGAAGGAGGAAGANNNNNNNNNNNNNNNNNNNNNNNNNNNNNNNNNNNNNNNNNNNNNNNNNNNNNNNNNNNNNNNNNNNNNNNNNNNNNNNNNNNNNNNNNNNNNNNNNNNNNNNNNNNNNNNNNNNNNNNNNNNNNNNNNNNNNNNNNNNNNNNNNNNNNNNNNNNNNNNNNNNNNNNNNNNNNNNNNNNNNNNNNNNNNNNNNNNNNNNNTGTGTCACTGCACCCAAATTACCACCACTTCTCCTCTGGTGTCATCCCAAACAACCAGCTCTGGATTGGTAGGTGTGTGGCACTGTTAAGCAGCATACAAAGGTCCTTAAAAAAGCAGTTAGGTGTTATTAGAAGTAAATAAAAGAGTCTAAATAGCAGTGGCCTGGCCAGACTCTGTCACCAACTCAGAGCAGGTGCCTGCAGAACACCACACCGACCTCTGCCAGCTCTGACACGGTGGCTTGCAGCCCAGTTAGAGGTTTAAAATCAGGTAAAAGCCATCACGGGGCTTTCCTCTCCCACTACAAAGAACCCTGCGAGAGTGAAAGGCGCTTCTTTCTAACCAGCAACATTGAAACGGGCTCCAACCCCCCCGAGAGCTCCAAAGACCCGGGGGACACTCAGCCCCGAGCCCAAGCGCAGCTCTCCCCGGTGCTGCCTCTTTTTCTACGAAAAACTCCTCGTAACGGGAGGAAAACCCCTCACAGACTCGGGTGGGGAGGCAAAAGCAAGGCGCACCAGGCCCATCCCCTCcgcctccccccagcccccgctccccccgtcccccccgccccctcctcctcaccctccgTTAAAGGTGTACGGCGAGAAGCGGTGCTGCACGGCGGGGCCGAGCCCGTAGCGGCTCTGGGCCCTGTCAGGGGGATAAGCACCGGCGGAGAGCATCATCCCCGCTGCTGCCTCACCGCAATATGGCGGCGGACACAGCCGGAAGCGCCGCCTCGCCGCTCTGGCACAGCTACACTGCTGGCGGACTCGTCTCGACTGCTCTGGAGGACCTCGAGACTCCGAGCCGCCCTGCCTACACCCCAACTCCTCCCCTCGCTCCCAGCGGTTCTCCTGAGCCCAACACCCCCCGCGCCCAGTACCGGTACCGGCACCGACACCGCCTGAAGCCTTTCCCTCAAGGTTTACCccggacacacacacacacacagaggggcCCTCAGTGAAGATGGCGGCGCGCAGGGCGGTGCTGGCGGGCGGAAGTGACGCCATCAGGAGGCGCCGGCGGCGCGGGGCGCACTGGGGTCCGGCGGGCGCTGTGAGGCGGCGGTGGCGGCAGCGGAAGGGACGGACCCGGCGGTACCGGCCCGCAGGTACCGAACCCCCGGTACCGACCCGCCCGCAGGTACCGTCCCCACCGCTCCCCCTCCCATCTCGCTCCTCTGGGCCCCACCGCGGGTGCCGGCACCAGCGGGGCCGCCATGGCGTGGGCCGGACCGGGCCTGGAGGGCGGGGACAGTGCGAGGGTTCGGGTTCGGGTTTGGGTTCGGTCCGCACCTCCCCGCCGGGCCGGGGGAAGCGATGTGATGGCCGCTACCCCTTTGTGAGGATCCGGGGCGTCTCGGGGCGGGATGTCCCGCgggtgagggagggagggcgggAAGGAGCGGGGCTGCGGgcggttcggttcggttcgggGGGCGGGGTGAGGGGTTTGGGTGGCGGGGAGAAGcggggggggtgtgtgtgggggggctGTTTGCGGGGTGGGGATCCCCAAGGGGCGGGtccggggggggagggggggggggtcccgtGTCTGCTGCCCCCACGTCCCCGCGGGATGGTGTCACAGAGAGGGACCGGGGGACACCGGGCTGGGGGGAAACGGGGCAGGAGCGGGGCCTGGAAGCTCAGGGAACGGAGGAGGTCCTGGGAGTCATCGAAAAAAAGGTGGGTGGGCTCGTTCTGCCCGTCTGGTGCCCGCTCTGCAGCCCCCGGCACAGCGAGGGCAAGAAAAAGGAGCAGAGACTGAGAGGGTTGGggggttcagcctggaggagattCCAGAGGGATCCTGGAGAACCTGCCAGGAGCTGAAGGGGCcgcaggaaagctggggagggactttttccATAGAACCagagaatgggctgggttggaagggacctcagagctcatcaagtccaacccttgatccactcccgctgcagttcccagcccatggcactgagtgccacatccaggctcttttgaaatatctccagggatggagaatccaccccttccctgggcagcccattccaatggctgagcaccctctctggaaagaaattctttcctaatatccaacctaaacctcccctggcagagctgaagctctgccaggggaggtttaggttggatattaggaaaaaattctttagtctgtgccctcttatcctactgatatctgcctgaccccccctggctccaacctcctttcagggagttggagagagtgatgaggtctcccctgagcctcctcttctccagcctcaacacccccagctccctcagcccttcctcacaggacttgtgctggatcccttccagcctccttgctcttctctggacctgctccagcacctcaatctccttcctgagctgaggggcccagaactggacacaggactcaagctgtggcctccccagggctgagcacaggggacTCCCTGGAGTGAGAGGATGAGGGGAtctgaaagcagaggagggaaaaggttcctccccccagcactgctcgTGAGGCTGGGATGTTCCCctctggcagaggagcagcctgggctgggggggtgcaggaaaaaactctgcagagctctgaccCAGCCTCAGGTTCTGCTGGGTCTCATTGCCAGGGAGATTTGGGTTCTGCTGAGGAAATGTTGAGGCTTCTgattttcccccttcttctgattttcccccttcttctgATTTTCCCCCTTCTGATTTTCCCCCCTTCTGATTTTCCCCCCTTCTGattttcccccctttctgaTTTCCCCCCTTTCTGATTTCCCCCCCTTACTGATCTCCCCCCCTTCTGATCTCCCCCCCTTTCTGATTTccccccttttattttcccccctTCTGATTTTCCccccttctgattttctcccccttctgattttctcccccttctgattttctcccccttctgattttctcccccttctggttttctcccccttctgattttctcccccttctgattttctcccccttctgattttctcccccttctgattttctcccccttctgattttctcccccttctgattttctccccCTTCTGATCTCCCCCCCTTCTGATCTCCCCCCCTTCTGATCTCCCCCCCTTCTGATCTCCCCCCTTTCTGATCTCCCCCCTTTCTGATCtcccccttttattttccccccttttattttccccccttttattttcccccctTCTGGTTTTCTCCCCCTTCTGATTTCCCCCCAAAAGTACAGTTTTCAGCTGCAGAATGGGCATCAATCCTGAGCTTTCATACCTTTAAAACAaggaactaaaaataaaaactgaataaGCTTTCTCCACATTTTTGAGGTGGTCTCAATCTGACCTAAAAATAAGCTGGAGTTTTTCTGGGCACTTGGTATCTAGttaaaaaagctgcaaattaacagaaaaatgacaTCAAGGcctcactttttaaattttccccTTGTGTTCTTTGTGTCCATAAccagcagcagaggtgcagTTGGGggtagttttaaaataaataaaaatatggccTTAATGTACCTGAAATTGGTTTTCATCTTTCATGAAGCACAGGAAAGGTGTTGGGGCTCTCCTGGAAATCAATGGAAGAAGATTTCCTGGTCCTGCCTTGAccagagatgttttttttccatagaaaacaaacacaaaaaaaaaataaattactggaAGCCCAAACCTTAAATTAATGGGAAGAAATTGACAGTGgaatttaattcttaaaaaaaaaaaaaaatcagtatataATGTGTATAAATGTCCTCTCATGTTTGCTCAGGGTGTCCCAGCAGCTGATGGGGTTGGGGTTGGctttggggttggggtttggggttggggtttggggttgggtttggggttgggtttggggtttggggttgggtttgggtttgggtaCCACTCTCAAGatgctccttttccttttttcaggcTTGGATCAGTACCTGAGGCTCACAACACatttcccaggagctgctggtttcCTGATACTTTCAGCTGGGCTTAGAAGCTTTTGTGGGAATGTTTTAAAGGGTTAAAAACCCTGTAGGATCTGAAGTTGTTTTAAATTTACTGCAAGAAATCCTTCTGGCTTCACTGAGGAAACAACAGGAATCATGGATCAGAACAACAGTTTGCCCCCCTATGCTCAGGGCTTATCCTCCCCTCAGGtaaaatcaaataatttaattttaacaaatttAACATTTgttaaaatgtttcctgtttCTTGAGCCTCACTTcaggggttttggttttttattttttatgagcAGATCTGAAAATCCCAGCCAGGTAGTGAATAACATCAGGATCAAGCAGGATTCTAAACCAATCAGGTTTTCTAGCCAGAGGTCTAAGAAACACCTGAGGTTCCTTCAGTTGAAACTTGGctgagaagctggaaaaatcctttttttttttgtgattgcACCGGAGGGAACTTttgggcagggggggttgggcagtCTGTGTTCTCacctcagcatcccagctggAGACAAGCAGAGAAGTGACAGATCCCTCCAGGCAGGACTTaatcctggagcagagctgtgttccCAAgggctttctgcttttcctgagctTTCCCAAGGgcttcctgttttttttttttttctctctgttcctgAGGTCTCTGTCCTGGTTGGAGCTGTTGATCAATTTCCACACCCTGGGTTCACACTGATTTCTTTCTGGACtcctagaatcccagaatgggctgggttggaagggacctcagagctcatcaagtccaacccttgctccactccccccgtggttcccagcccatggcactgagtgccacatccaggctcttttgaaatatctccagggatggagaatccaccccttccctgggcagcccattccaatggctgagcaccctctccagaaagaaattctttctaatgtccaacctaaccctcccctggcacaacttgagacctcttgtgccctcttgtcttgctgagagttgcctgggaaaagagcccaacccccccctggctccaacctcctttcagggagttgtagagagcgatgaggtctcccctgagcctcctcttctccagcctcaacacccccagctccctcagcccttcctcacaggacttgtgctggatcccttcacagcctccttgctcttctctggacctgctccagcacctcaatctccttcctgagctgaggggcccagaactggacacaggactcaagctgtggcctccccagggctgagcacaggggcagaatcccttccctggacctgctggccacgctgttcctgagccagcccaggatgccattggccttcttggccacctgggcacactgctggctcatggtcaccttcctggcaatccagactcccaggtccctctctgtctggctgctctcagccactctgtgcccagcctggagctccccatggggttgttgtggccaaagtgcaggacccagcacttggaatgttgaacctcatcccgttgggatcagcccaactctccagtctgtccaggtccctctgcagagccctcctgccttccagctgatccacactccccccagcttggtgtcatctgcaaatttcctgatgatggactcaatcccctcatccaaatcatcaataaagatattgaacagaactgggcccaacactgatccctgggggacaaaCTCCTGCAAACTTTTTAAACCCTTGCCTGAGTCAAAAGGATCTGTGCTTTCTCTTCCCACCCTTCCTCCTGCAGGGTGCAATGACTCCAGGAATTCCCATTTTCAGCCCGATGATGCCCTATGGCACAGGACTGACACCTCAGCCTGTCCAGAGCACCAACAGCCTCTCCatcctggaggagcagcagcgccagcagcagcagcagcagcagcagcagcagcagcaacaggcagcccagcaaTCCACCTCCCAGCAAGCCACCCAGGGGACATCTGGCCAAACCCCTCAGCTCTTCCACTCACAGACTCTTACCACAGCCCCTCTCCCAGGGACCACACCCCTCTATTCCTCCCCCATGACTCCCATGACCCCCATCACTCCTGCAACGCCGGCATCCGAGAGCTCCGGGATAGTGCCACAGCTCCAGTGAGTGTCCCTTGGGAACTGGGTGCTTCGTTTTGGTAGAAAGGGAAATGCTGAGAATTTAGGGGTTTCCTCTAGCCACAGGAGtcacttattttcctttttctttttagcttaGCTTGGTTACTAAAGCACCTTGTGATACGAATGGTTTCTTAGGGATTTGTCAGCCAAACGTCTTTTGAGCTCCCCCCTGGAGGATTTTGTCTTGGTTTGGCACTGCAgcttttccctccctgctccctagGAGTGGGTGATGCTTTAGCTGTAAGGTTTGTCTGGATTACTAAGCTGCCATTTCAAAATCTGTGTGCCTGGAAGCTCTCATCTGCAATcagctggggacacagggctcaCAGGGAGGCAGAGAGCTTGACACAGGACCTGTCACAGCTGGAAAGGGGATGACaagggcagaggggaagaaacCAGTTGCTAGTCCAGGAGCTGGACCTGAGTTGTCCTTAAcactcctccccttccccttcctcttcccctttttccccccctttccccccctttttccccccctttttccccccctttttccccccctttttccccccctttttccccccctttttcccccctttttccccccttttcccccccttttcccccccttttcccccccttttcccccccttttcccccccttttccccccctttccccccctttccccccctttccccccctttccccccctttcccctcctttcccctcctttcccctcctttccctccctttccccccctttccccccctttccctccctttccctccctttccccccctttcccccctttccccccctttccccccctttccccccctttccccccctttccccccctttccccccctttccccccctttccccccctttccccccctttccccccctttccccccctttcccccccttttcccttccccccttcccttctttgtGGCTACAGCAGAGTTTgggacacaggaaaaaaagaaacaccagaaCAGGGTCTAGGACCCCAGGTATCAAAGTGTTTTCACTCAACTTGAGTTTCCAGCAGCAGTTTTACAGAAGGCCCAGAGAGAAATGGTTGGAAATGTGAGTTTTGCACTGCAAGAGTGGTTTCCATTGTGAGGCCTCCCAGATTTCAGAGTTTTCCCATAAATtttgcctccttttttcctgtttccagcagcttctggtGGGGGCTCTCAGCATTCAGACTTTTTCCTGCCAAACTGAAAGAGAGATTCTTCTTGTGAGACACTTTTCATAACAGCAGATAAGGAGGGGTGGGCAGTTGTGCCTTAGGAGCTTTTGCCCTAGAAATTCCTGAGGCAGAACCCTGCTCAGTGCTCCTGGCAGctggaaaaatcttttaaactcgctcagagaaataaatttaaaaaaaaaacccacacaattCCCCCCCAAATCAAAATAATCAACTATGGTTAAGAGCAAGAAAGGTGCCTGAATtcttttattgccttttttaatacatttctcTGAACTGTCCCCAGGAATATTGTGTCCACAGTCAACCTTGGCTGCAAACTTGACCTAAAAACCATCGCGCTTCGTGCCCGAAACGCTGAGTACAATCCCAAGGTAAGAGGAATGCTCAGAGCTCACCCTGCAGCAGATCTGTTTCTGGGTGTACTTTGCTGCAGtgaggctgaaaaaaaaccctttttgcTCTAGCTGGAGTTTTGTGgtgcagttaaaaaaagaaatctgtaataAACTTAGAACGTGCTGTCAGACTGGTAGGAAAGTGTTCTGGTGGTGATGCTGCTGTGTGGGTTTAGAAAGAACACAGCAGATTGAggaaaaacccaagaaaataaGTTGTTTCCTTGCTCATTGGGGTGGCTCCTGGAAATGGGATCACCCAGTGACACAGACACCATTTCTAATGAAAGTTTGGATGTTGTGTTGTTGAGCTGACTTGAGAAAGGTTCCTGAGCCTTCCTTGAGGAGgtttctgctttcctggggTGTTTTGTTGTTAATTCAACATTTGGGATTTTGCTGCAGTTTATCCCAACCCTGCTCtctaaaattaaaagcttgCAGGATAAATAACTGTTGGTCTCAGTTGATGTCAGTGCTGCTTTTACATAATTAagtgagtaattttttttgcagcagaaatttcaggggtgggtgggtggctgTGTGAAACTTGCAGGCTtgaaaaatcaggaagaaatgTTGGTTTTTCCACAGGGGAGATGAAGAAAGCTTACATAACTTTTACTCAGCAGATCCAGCTGTCCAGGGAAGGTGTTCCTGGGCTGTCATTTTTTTAAGCCACAGTCTGAGCAAGGTGCTCTTGGGTTACCCACACCACACCTTTGGTTgttcctggggctgcagggggagtGGGTCCAAGTGAAATCTCCCAGGCAAAGAGGGGCTCCTGTGTGTGCACCCCCAGCAACTGCCTGTCTGCTCCACAAACTTTGGAAGAGTGGTTGGAaatgcaggcagagctgtgggatAACTGGAAGGAAAAGTTGGAGCTAACCAGGCTGCTGTGGTAGCTGAGGTGTCTTACACAGAACTTTCATCTCAAGCTgctctgtttggttttttaacagtttccaattttttttagaGACCCAAGCAAAGCCCATCACAAGCTACTTGCAGGTTGCTTGTCTCCCATCCTGCTTGTAACAGCTCAAGTTTTAAGACCTGTGgaggaattttatttatttattttaaagactgGCTGTCTTGCAGCTGTCAGCATTCTTTATGTGTTGCAGGCTCAGCAGTGATCTGGGTCAAACAGAAATTCAGTGCTAAATATTTTGACTGACTCTCAGTGTGAAGCTGCTCTAGAATTTCATGGAATTTCATAGAATTCcatgggttggaagggacctcagagatcaccaagtccaacccttgatccactcccgctgcagttcccagcccatggcactgagtgccacatccaggctctttggaaatatctccagggatggagaatccaccccttccctgggcagcccattccaatggctgagcaccctctccagaaagaaattctttctcatgtccaacctaaccctcccctggcacaacttgagacctcttgtgccctcttgtcttgctgagagttgcctgggaaaagagcccaacccccccctggctccaacctcctttcagggagttggagagagtgatgaggtctcccctgagcctcctcttctccagcctcaacacccccagctccctcagcccttcctcacaggacttgtgctggatcccttcccagcctccttgctcttctctggacctgctccagcacctcaatctccttcctgagctgaggggcccagaactggacacaggactcaagctgtggcctccccagggctgagcacaggggcagaatcccttccctggacctgctggccacgctgttcctgagccagcccaggatgccattggccttcttggccacctgggcacttGAAATTTAAGCATTTCAAGTCAATTTTGAGGTGTCCATGTGTTTGAGCTTGGCAGTTCTTTGCAGCAGAGGTGGAACTTGCTGCTCAGATGGTGCAGGTTGGGTTTGGATGTAACTGCAACAGTGTCTCAGTAACCCAACTCTCACATTCCAGCgttttgctgctgttattaTGAGAATAAGA encodes the following:
- the PSMB1 gene encoding proteasome subunit beta type-1, whose product is MASLPPASTALRAAIFTEGPSVCVCVSGVNLEGKASGGVGAGTGTGRGGCWAQENRWERGEELGCRQGGSESRGPPEQSRRVRQQCSCARAARRRFRLCPPPYCGEAAAGMMLSAGAYPPDRAQSRYGLGPAVQHRFSPYTFNGGTEQTVIGCAGFHGDCLTLTKIIEARLKMYKHSNNKTMTTGAIAAMLSTILYSRRFFPYYVYNIIGGLDEEGKGAVYSFDPVGSYQRDSYKAGGSASAMLQPLLDNQIGFKNMQNVEHVPLTLEKALQLVKDVFISAAERDVYTGDALKICIVTKEGIKEETFPLRKD
- the TBP gene encoding TATA-box-binding protein is translated as MDQNNSLPPYAQGLSSPQGAMTPGIPIFSPMMPYGTGLTPQPVQSTNSLSILEEQQRQQQQQQQQQQQQQAAQQSTSQQATQGTSGQTPQLFHSQTLTTAPLPGTTPLYSSPMTPMTPITPATPASESSGIVPQLQNIVSTVNLGCKLDLKTIALRARNAEYNPKRFAAVIMRIREPRTTALIFSSGKMVCTGAKSEEQSRLAARKYARVVQKLGFPAKFLDFKIQNMVGSCDVKFPIRLEGLVLTHQQFSSYEPELFPGLIYRMIKPRIVLLIFVSGKVVLTGAKVRAEIYEAFENIYPILKGFRKTT